The Drosophila bipectinata strain 14024-0381.07 chromosome 2L, DbipHiC1v2, whole genome shotgun sequence genome has a segment encoding these proteins:
- the LOC108124592 gene encoding probable ATP-dependent RNA helicase DHX35, translated as MATFKPKFLKPDTDDAIEDSRTSEQQESAFVFNANHNLGLTEQRERLPIRKYRDQILYCLENYQVVILVGETGSGKSTQVPQYLYEYGWHSKGFIGITEPRRVSTITLANRVAQERGELVGDSVGYVVRFQERMTPETKIKFMTEGILLRELLGDPLLTQYGVIIVDEAHERNMLTDMVLGLLKKILKKRSSLKIIISSATIDASFFSEFFSWPGSGEVSVKLTIEGRMHAVSNFYLNEPCADYVKETVETVWKLHQKEPPGDILAFLTGQEEVLEALDLLREYVHSSGVENLKVLPMYGSMSSTDQLAVFFTPPKGVRKVVLATNIAETSITIPGIVYVIDCGFVKVKWYNPRTSSDSLVVVPVSKASAVQRAGRAGRVRPGKVYHLYTKADYDSLVPRQPPEMRRSEMSGAVLQLKALGIRNILRFDFPSPPPAQNLLSALETLFALDAIDEQGNLTKPVGYLLAELPFGAMLSKMLYVSGQMGCSEEIITIIAMLQVQNVFSRPVSAAAQQSGRIAHRHFEVAEGDFITLLNIYTAFVEEGRTKEFCGQYYLIYRNLKRAYELREQLITLVSKKYGIPIFSCKGDVQIICKCITAGFFTQVAYLHHSGVYRQISSGTELAIHPDSTLYTLPQAQYVVYGELLQTTKLFMNRVTVIQREWLTELAPHYYQQTTVLE; from the exons ATGGCTACATTTAAACCAAAATTCTTGAAGCCAGATACAGACGATGCCATTGAAGACAGCAGGACCAGCGAGCAGCAAGAATCTGCCTTTGTTTTCAATGCTAACCACAATCTGGGCCTAACTGAACAG CGGGAACGTTTGCCTATACGAAAATACCGGGACCAAATTCTGTACTGCTTGGAGAATTACCAAGTGGTTATATTGGTGGGCGAAACAGGCAG cGGAAAGAGCACTCAAGTTCCTCAGTACCTGTACGAATATGGATGGCATTCCAAAGGTTTCATTGGCATCACCGAACCCCGCCGAGTTTCCACC ATAACTCTGGCTAATCGCGTAGCTCAGGAACGAGGAGAACTAGTCGGCGATTCGGTCGGCTATGTGGTGCGTTTCCAGGAGAGGATGACCCCTGAGACTAAAATCAAGTTCATGACAGAGGGAATCCTTTTGCGTGAACTTCTGGGTGACCCTTTGCTTACCCAGTACGGAGTTATCATTGTGGACGAGGCCCACGAGCGAAACATGCTCACCGACATGGTTCTGGGATTGCTTAAGAAGATTTTAAAGAAACGAAGCAGCCTAAAGATCATCATATCCTCGGCCACCATTGACGCAAGTTTCTTCAGCGAGTTCTTCAGCTGGCCGGGTTCTGGAGAGGTTAGTGTGAAACTGACCATCGAAGGACGCATGCATGCAGTGAGCAATTTCTACCTCAACGAACCATGCGCTGATTACGTGAAGGAGACGGTGGAAACAGTTTGGAAACTACACCAGAAAGAGCCACCTGGCGATATTCTAGCCTTCTTAACCGGCCAGGAGGAAGTGCTGGAGGCATTGGATCTGCTGCGAGAATATGTTCATAGTTCAGGGGTGGAGAACCTTAAAGTACTACCCATGTACGGCAGCATGTCGAGCACCGATCAGCTGGCGGTATTTTTTACTCCCCCAAAGGGCGTGCGAAAGGTAGTTCTGGCCACAAATATTGCCGAGACTTCCATCACTATACCGGGCATCGTTTACGTGATAGACTGTGGGTTCGTCAAGGTCAAGTGGTACAATCCCAGAACTTCCAGCGACAGTCTGGTGGTTGTGCCCGTAAGCAAGGCGTCTGCAGTTCAAAGAGCGGGACGAGCGGGTCGTGTAAGGCCCGGAAAAGTATACCACTTGTACACCAAGGCAGACTACGATTCCCTGGTTCCGAGGCAGCCTCCCGAAATGCGCAGGAGCGAAATGAGTGGAGCGGTGCTCCAATTGAAAGCTCTGGGCATTCGCAACATCTTGCGCTTCGATTTTCCCTCCCCGCCGCCGGCTCAGAATCTGCTCTCTGCTTTGGAAACTCTCTTCGCTTTAGACGCCATCGATGAGCAGGGAAATCTAACCAAGCCAGTGGGATACCTCCTTGCTGAACTTCCCTTTGGTGCTATGCTCTCGAAGATGCTGTATGTTTCTGGACAGATGGGGTGCTCAGAGGAGATCATAACTATTATAGCTATGCTTCAAGTGCAAAATGTGTTCTCGCGACCAGTTTCTGCGGCAGCCCAACAGAGTGGAAGGATCGCTCACCGGCATTTCGAGGTGGCGGAGGGTGATTTCATCACACTCTTAAATATCTACACCGCCTTCGTGGAGGAGGGCAGGACGAAGGAGTTCTGCGGCCAGTATTACCTCATCTATCGAAATCTAAAGCGCGCATACGAGTTAAGGGAGCAACTGATTACATTGGTCAGCAAAAAGTATGGCATACCGATCTTCTCCTGCAAAGGGGATGTGCAAATTATATGCAAATGCATAACCGCCGGCTTCTTCACTCAAGTGGCTTATCTGCATCATTCCGGAGTTTACAGGCAGATAAGCAGCGGAACCGAGCTGGCCATCCACCCAGACTCTACCCTATATACTTTGCCCCAAGCACAGTACGTGGTCTATGGAGAGCTGCTCCAGACCACCAAGTTGTTCATGAATCGTGTTACTGTCATCCAGAGGGAATGGTTGACAGAGTTGGCACCACATTACTACCAACAAACAACGGTGCTGGAATAA
- the LOC108124594 gene encoding short-chain dehydrogenase/reductase family 16C member 6, giving the protein MTAPPGLLHMDHPVKAFYQFFLDLIIFTIKSVFYILESLYYTLLPQRFRKLKDISGQVVLITGGGGGVGRLIALNFARLQARIVIWDINQEAIKTTVDLLAKHGFHDCKGYVVDISDREQVYQRASQVTEEVGPVDILINNAGIVCCKPFWELHDRVIQNTYNINIISHYWTVKAFLPHMMRHNRGHIVTVGSVTGMLGTYGCSDYAATKYACIGFHESLLTDLKAHGYDQVHMSLICPYYINTGMFSGVKPRMQPMLEPQYVADRIENAVRCNEVWCVLPNSIRMLTPLKCLLPAKMCWELMYRVIRGPESMMMFQGRGRVASG; this is encoded by the exons ATGACGGCCCCACCTGGTCTATTACACATGGATCATCCGGTCAAAGCTTTCTATCAGTTTTTCCTCGACTTGATTATATTCACCATAAAATCTGTGTTTTACATACTGGAGTCACTATATTATACCCTATTGCCCCAGCGTTTTAGAAAGTTAAAG gATATCTCTGGTCAGGTGGTGCTTATCACAGGCGGGGGTGGCGGTGTTGGCCGCCTTATAGCTCTCAACTTTGCTCGACTTCAGGCCCGCATTGTCATCTGGGATATCAATCAAGAAG CCATCAAGACAACGGTGGATTTGTTGGCCAAACATGGTTTCCACGATTGCAAGGGCTATGTGGTGGATATCTCGGATCGGGAACAGGTCTACCAGCGAGCCAGTCAGGTGACCGAGGAAGTAGGACCCGTGGACATACTCATTAACAATGCTGGAATCGTTTGTTGCAAACCCTTCTGGGAACTGCATGATCGTGTCATCCAGAACACCTACAACATCAATATCATCTCGCACTACTGGACCGTTAAGGCCTTCCTTCCTCACATGATGCGCCATAATCGTGGCCACATTGTCACCGTGGGTTCTGTCACCGGAATGTTGGGAACCTATGGTTGCAGTGATTACGCGGCCACCAAATACGCATGCATCGGTTTCCACGAGAGTCTTCTGACGGATCTAAAGGCCCATGGCTATGACCAGGTCCACATGAGTCTGATCTGCCCGTACTACATTAATACGGGCATGTTTTCGGGGGTTAAGCCCCGCATGCAGCCCATGCTCGAGCCGCAATATGTGGCGGATCGTATCGAAAACGCAGTCCGTTGCAACGAAGTGTGGTGCGTCCTTCCCAACTCCATCCGAATGCTCACGCCCCTGAAATG cCTGTTGCCCGCCAAGATGTGTTGGGAGCTGATGTATCGTGTCATTCGCGGTCCAGAATCCATGATGATGTTCCAAGGACGAGGACGCGTGGCATCTGGTTGA
- the LOC108124554 gene encoding uncharacterized protein, translating to MEIIPEGKHFRLVHESELPEILVTLERYLPESLKFHQTIKTYLNDRIWDFKFYVAKDWPDKPIILHFPGCTLAPHNNIYQTLGIFCPSAHIEHVDLMRTEDVLIDWRKPMYLNFTHIAIMNRLDDFYSKIGVMERLSGDIYVCNKLNTDLELDPLPEDAEMRLLNLDNVQGIHDLYPANEIECVQLFDILVRKLPGLGIFRKETGELAAWMVHSYYGAMFSMQTRPDFRRMGYGIRLAKSLTQLVIERGYTPFVVIRPGNDASRNLYTKLGYEKAFETCRVRMTPDCYEDSTVGTIANSSYAKFPPLPQGECVVVTKLPRKHVPGESQTVDEGIEDMLAEKCDISSDEARERKTTTDEGIGEDK from the exons ATGGAAATCATTCCTGAAGGTAAACACTTTCGTTTGGTGCATGAATCAGAGCTTCCAGAAATTTTGGTAACTTTAGAACGTTATCTGCCGGAATCATTAAAG TTTCATCAAACCATAAAAACGTACCTGAATGATCGTATTTGGgactttaaattttatgttgcTAAAGATTGGCCCGACAAACCGATAATTCTTCACTTTCCAGGATGCACGCTTGCG CCGCACAACAATATATACCAAACTCTTGGCATATTTTGTCCATCCGCACACATCGAGCATGTCGATTTGATGCGCACCGAAGATGTACTTATAGATTGGCGGAAGCCTATGTACCTGAACTTTACGCACATCGCCATCATGAATCGCCTGGATGACTTCTATTCGAAAATCGGAGTGATGGAGCGACTAAGTGGTGATATCTATGTGTGCAACAAGCTGAATACCGACCTCGAACTGGATCCGTTGCCGGAGGATGCGGAGATGCGTCTGCTGAACCTCGACAATGTGCAGGGCATTCACGATTTGTATCCTGCTAACGAAATCGAATGCGTTCAACTGTTCGACATCCTCGTCCGAAAGCTTCCGGGGCTGGGCATCTTCCGTAAGGAGACCGGCGAGCTGGCAGCCTGGATGGTTCACTCCTACTACGGTGCTATGTTCTCAATGCAAACACGTCCAGACTTTAGGCGCATGGG GTATGGCATCCGTTTGGCCAAGTCGCTGACCCAGCTGGTGATCGAACGGGGCTATACTCCTTTCGTAGTGATTCGTCCCGGGAATGATGCTTCCCGAAATCTGTACACTAAGCTGGGCTACGAGAAGGCTTTCGAGACTTGCCGGGTGCGGATGACGCCGGACTGCTACGAGGACAGCACTGTGGGCACCATCGCCAACTCGTCCTACGCCAAGTTCCCGCCGCTGCCGCAGGGCGAGTGCGTGGTGGTGACAAAGCTGCCCAGGAAGCATGTGCCTGGTGAGAGCCAAACCGTGGATGAGGGCATCGAGGACATGTTGGCTGAAAAATGTGATATCAGCAGCGACGAGGCAAGGGAGCGCAAGACCACGACCGACGAGGGAATCGGCGAGGACAAGTAG